Proteins found in one Anopheles aquasalis chromosome 3, idAnoAquaMG_Q_19, whole genome shotgun sequence genomic segment:
- the LOC126575223 gene encoding fatty acyl-CoA reductase wat-like — protein MASLEEFRSYHSPLKDFYEGKTVLLTGGTGFIGKLLIEKLVKCNVAEILLILRRKKGVEPKERLEKLLANEPVFVNFAKQPELYRSRIRIIAGDMNELGVGVANDDVRYVCEHTDIILHAAADVRFDEPLRSLIHSNVRGTREMLKIAEQCTKLRIFMYISTAFSHCVREDIGDQFYEPKLDPAMLITLAERDSDADALDVLSGKLFEPWPNAYAFTKSLSEEIVRRYSSKLPVAIIRPSIITTTSQDPLAGWTDNLYGFNGVVCGAACGVLRIFHIHMDYKASIVPADTVINGTLAAAWYAAGHPQEENVFNCTTEENPVTWRDTERQLEKWKDRIVFDKSLWVATYNTTRHQLIADMLAIFYHLLPALLFDLALRLRGQKPQVLRLYQKVHRFSAVLRYFTNNEWRFRSERMRTVLNTLSADDQRYFPCDPKAITWNQFLDDQIKGLRVYMMRDPMESLKWTLPRHRKRMLAHRCLLVLVYGGLFYLALYVADALGLASLLQLPKDDPVTDVADVLSDTITA, from the exons ATGGCTAGCCTGGAAGAGTTTCGTAGCTACCACTCACCGTTGAAGGATTTCTACGAGGGCAaaacggtgctgctgaccggtgGCACTGGCTTCATTGGTAAGCTGTTGATCGAGAAGCTGGTAAA GTGCAACGTGGCCGAAATATTGTTGATTCTGCGCCGAAAGAAGGGCGTTGAGCCGAAGGAGCGACTCGAAAAGCTGCTAGCCAATGAACCGGTGTTCGTGAACTTCGCCAAGCAACCGGAGCTGTACCGATCGAGGATTCGTATCATTGCGGGCGATATGAACGAGCTGGGCGTTGGCGTGGCCAATGACGATGTGAGGTACGTGTGTGAGCACACGGACATCATTCTGCATGCGGCAGCGGACGTTCGGTTCGATGAACCGCTTAGAAGTTTGATTCACAGCAACGTTCGTGGTACGCGCGAGATGCTGAAGATCGCCGAGCAGTGCACGAAGCTACGG ATATTCATGTACATTTCGACGGCTTTCTCGCATTGTGTGCGCGAAGACATCGGGGACCAGTTCTACGAGCCAAAGCTGGATCCTGCGATGCTGATTACGCTCGCTGAGCGGGActccgatgctgatgctctcgATGTGCTGTCCGGGAAGCTCTTCGAACCGTGGCCGAATGCGTACGCATTTACAAAATCCCTATCGGAGGAGATCGTCCGACGGTACAGCTCTAAGCTTCCGGTGGCGATCATACGACCATCGATCA TTACCACGACGAGTCAAGATCCACTCGCCGGGTGGACCGACAATCTGTACGGTTTTAacggtgtggtttgtggtgcggCGTGCGGTGTGCTCCGAATTTTCCACATCCACATGGACTACAAAGCAAGCATCGTCCCGGCGGACACCGTGATCAATGGGACGCTGGCAGCCGCCTGGTACGCGGCGGGCCATCCCCAGGAAGAGAACGTCTTCAACTGTACCACCGAGGAGAACCCGGTCACCTGGCGCGACACAGAGCGTCAGCTCGAAAAGTGGAAGGACCGAATCGTCTTCGACAAATCGCTCTGGGTAGCGACGTACAACACGACGCGCCACCAACTGATTGCCGACATGCTGGCCATCTTCTACCATCTGCTGCCGGCCCTGCTGTTCGATCTGGCGCTGCGGCTACGGGGCCAGAAGCCCCAGGTACTCCGGCTCTACCAGAAGGTCCACCGGTTCTCGGCCGTGCTGCGCTACTTCACCAACAACGAGTGGCGGTTCCGGAGCGAGCGGATGCGCACCGTCCTGAACACGCTGTCGGCCGACGATCAGCGGTACTTTCCTTGCGATCCCAAGGCAATCACATGGAACCAGTTCCTGGACGATCAGATCAAGGGGCTGCGCGTGTACATGATGCGCGATCCGATGGAATCGCTCAAGTGGACGCTACCACGGCATCGTAAACGAATGCTTGCCCATCgctgcctgctggtgctggtttacGGTGGACTGTTCTATCTGGCACTGTACGTGGCCGATGCGCTCGGTCTGGCTAGCCTGTTGCAATTGCCAAAGGACGACCCCGTTACCGATGTCGCAGACGTGCTTTCCGATACGATCACTGCCTGA
- the LOC126576831 gene encoding uncharacterized protein LOC126576831, whose product MDMRVSEETAHNNELTMTEERKITSTPVMEFYRDKCVLITGGTGFIGRLLIEKMLRINVRQIILLSRPKKGKTVQERCDDLFSSVVFMNLKKEFPTFTERVKLIDADLQHPSLGLSDESIEFIVNNTQIVLHAASDVRFDQALKKAIEVNVRGTRDLLRIAQKIVNLEVFIYISTAYSNCPQSTIKEQFYTPPSDPERMIQLVEAMDERFEEHMNKTVNDFIHPWPNTYVYTKALTEDIVRQYGQLLPVAVVRPSIVIATNEEPIGGWTDNIYGLNGVIAGVALGIIRIMHVDDNNAADIIPADIVVNAVLAAGWQTYIERFIYHHLRKHERPLPAAQSNGELKGVAKPRTKIYNCVTGNDNPISYQKIYEYSIEVGKSCPPKKSLWIVCHNTTKSKYMYEFYKLLYHLLPAFLIDTYLRAIRRTPRIMDLYRKVHKFATVIEYFANGKWTFENENMRSLRDRLSPDDQIMFPCNVKKLVWVDYFWTYIHGLRKHIANEPLENLDEAIKRHKQMRILHFFILVAYYSVCALILFYLAKAVGILLCMSLQDFQNNSSPVAEFYAGKTVLLTGGSGFLGKLFIEKLVKCGVREILLLLRTKKGVAPEERLKVLLKKEVIFVNYAHQPELYLSRMKVIEGDISKPGLAISNDDLEYIYSHTNIILHSAADVRFDESLHESVETNVRGTEHLLRIAEKCPQLQVFVHISTAFSQCVHEHVEERFYTPSVDPFELIRAIEQETRLEEFEIMAKKIIEPWPNTYAFTKSLAEDVVHRYKTKLPIAVVRPSIVTSTYKDPITGWTDNFYGFNGVVVGAGTGVLRIFHIYDEYKANIVPADIVINGTLVAARYATDHPLEENVFNCTADENYTTWGDVRTYCLSQKGKVAAKKSLWIPTYNTTRFYYLAQFLQVFYHLLPAAFFDLLMWLRGDKPQVLRLYRKVHRFSDVLRFFTIKQFTFGTERMRTVLDQMAIIDRHLFPCDMRPVVWSEFIFNQLRGLREYLLHEPWEMNEEALRIYRRRCVIHWCMLTVIYLGLGMLALRVLAAVGVPDLRFYLGCTEFAP is encoded by the exons CATTAACGTGCGCCAGATCATACTGTTGTCGCGgccgaaaaagggcaaaacggTGCAGGAACGATGCGACGATCTGTTCAGCAGCGTCGTGTTTATGAACCTCAAGAAGGAGTTCCCAACGTTCACCGAACGCGTGAAGCTGATCGATGCCGATCTGCAGCACCCTTCGCTCGGTCTGTCCGATGAGTCGATCGAGTTCATCGTCAACAACACGCAGATCGTGCTCCACGCAGCGTCCGACGTTCGCTTCGACCAAGCGCTCAAGAAAGCGATCGAGGTGAACGTTCGTGGTACGCGCGATCTGTTGCGCATCGCGCAGAAGATCGTTAACCTGGAGGTGTTCATCTACATCTCGACCGCGTACTCGAACTGCCCACAGTCGACGATCAAGGAGCAGTTCTACACGCCACCGTCCGATCCGGAGCGCATGATCCAGCTGGTCGAGGCGATGGACGAGCGGTTCGAGGAGCACATGAACAAGACGGTGAACGATTTTATCCACCCGTGGCCCAACACGTACGTGTACACGAAGGCACTGACGGAGGATATAGTGCGCCAGTATGGGCAGCTGTTGCCGGTGGCCGTTGTACGACCATCGATCG TGATTGCTACTAACGAGGAACCGATTGGAGGCTGGACGGATAACATCTACGGATTGAACGGAGTCATCGCCGGTGTTGCCCTCGGTATCATCCGAATCATGCACGTGGACGATAATAATGCGGCGGACATCATACCGGCGGATATCGTCGTGAACGCGGTACTGGCGGCCGGATGGCAGACGTACATCGAACG TTTTATCTATCATCATCTTAGGAAACATGAGCGGCCCCTGCCGGCGGCCCAGTCCAATGGTGAGCTCAAGGGAGTGGCCAAACCGCGCACCAAGATCTACAACTGTGTCACCGGAAATGACAATCCCATTTCGTACC AGAAAATCTACGAATACTCGATCGAGGTCGGTAAGAGTTGCCCACCGAAGAAGTCCCTCTGGATCGTGTGCCACAACACGACGAAGAGCAAGTATATGTACGAGTTCTACAAGCTGCTGTACCATCTACTGCCCGCGTTCCTTATCGATACCTATCTGCGCGCTATCAGACGTACACCAAG AATTATGGATCTTTATCGTAAGGTACACAAATTCGCCACGGTCATCGAGTACTTCGCCAACGGTAAGTGGACgttcgagaacgagaacaTGCGATCGCTGAGAGATAG GCTCTCGCCAGATGATCAGATCATGTTCCCGTGCAACGTGAAGAAGCTCGTCTGGGTGGACTACTTCTGGACGTACATCCATGGGTTGCGCAAGCACATCGCGAATGAGCCGCTCGAGAACCTCGACGAAGCGATCAAGCGCCACAAGCAGATGCGGATACTGCACTTCTTCATCCTGGTCGCGTACTACTCCGTGTGTGCCTTGATTCTGTTCTATCTGGCCAAGGCGGTTGGAATACTGCTAT GCATGAGTTTGCAGGATTTTCAGAACAACAGCTCGCCGGTAGCAGAATTCTATGCCGGGAAAACGGTGCTCCTTACCGGTGGAAGTGGATTTCTAGGGAAGTTGTTTATCGAAAAGTTGGTGAA GTGCGGTGTTCGTGAGATTTTGCTCTTGCTACGCACGAAGAAAGGTGTCGCGCCGGAGGAACGGCTTAAGGTGCTGCTCAAGAAGGAAGTCATCTTTGTGAACTATGCGCATCAGCCCGAGCTGTATCTGTCCCGGATGAAGGTCATCGAGGGTGACATCAGTAAACCGGGGCTGGCGATCAGTAATGATGATCTGGAGTACATCTACAGCCACACCAACATCATCTTGCATTCGGCCGCCGATGTACGTTTCGACGAATCGCTCCACGAGTCGGTCGAAACGAATGTCCGCGGTACGGAGCATCTGCTGAGGATTGCCGAGAAGTGTCCTCAGCTTCAG GTGTTTGTCCACATTTCGACGGCATTCTCTCAGTGCGTGCACGAGCATGTGGAGGAACGGTTCTATACACCGTCGGTGGATCCATTCGAATTGATCCGCGCGATCGAACAGGAAACTCGCCTGGAGGAGTTCGAGATCATGGCCAAGAAGATCATCGAACCGTGGCCAAACACGTACGCCTTCACAAAGTCGCTCGCCGAAGACGTTGTGCATCGGTACAAGACGAAACTCCCGATAGCCGTGGTTCGGCCTTCAATCG TGACATCCACCTACAAGGATCCCATTACCGGGTGGACGGATAATTTCTACGGATTCAACGGTGTCGTGGTTGGTGCCGGAACCGGAGTGCTTCGAATTTTCCACATCTACGACGAGTACAAAGCGAACATCGTGCCCGCGGACATCGTCATCAATGGGACACTGGTGGCAGCGCGTTACGCCACCGACCATCCGCTCGAGGAGAACGTCTTCAACTGCACCGCAGACGAGAACTACACGACCTGGGGTGACGTTCGTACGTACTGCTTGTCGCAGAAAGGCAAAGTGGCGGCCAAAAAGTCGCTCTGGATCCCGACCTACAACACGACCCGGTTCTACTACTTGGCACAGTTCCTGCAGGTGTTCTACCATCTGCTACCGGCCGCGTTCTTCGATCTGCTGATGTGGCTACGCGGTGATAAGCCCCAGGTACTGCGCCTCTACCGCAAGGTGCACCGGTTCTCCGACGTTTTGCGCTTCTtcaccatcaagcagttcacGTTCGGCACCGAACGGATGCGCACCGTGCTCGACCAGATGGCCATCATCGATCGGCATCTTTTCCCGTGCGATATGCGGCCGGTGGTGTGGAGCGAGTTCATCTTCAACCAGCTGCGCGGTTTGCGGGAGTATCTGCTCCACGAGCCGTGGGAAATGAACGAAGAGGCACTGCGGATCTACCGGCGCCGGTGCGTCATCCACTGGTGTATGCTGACGGTCATCTATCTGGGGCTTGGAATGCTAGCCCTCCGAGTGCTGGCTGCCGTCGGTGTGCCCGATTTACGCTTCTATCTTGGCTGTACGGAGTTTGCCCCTTAG